Part of the Vitis vinifera cultivar Pinot Noir 40024 chromosome 13, ASM3070453v1 genome is shown below.
CGAAAAAATTAAAagctaaaaatactaaaaaattagaaaaggtacaaagaatgtgaggattcctcacattcttcgtaccctcccaaatctccacttatttgaagttttaaaaattttggttgGACTTCATATGCCTTGGATATTGTCTAAATAGGTTGATTCCACTTAGGTGGTGTTCGAATGAGTCCCGGAAAAATTAAAagccaaaaatattaaaaaattagacaaggtacgcagaatgtgaggaatcctcacattcttcatactctcccaaatctccacttctttgaagttttaaaattatttttggactTCATATTGCTTgggtattgtttaaataggttgatTCCACTTAGGCGGTGTTTGAATGAGtcccggaaaaatccaaatctaaaaatattataaaattggaCGGGGTACGAAGACTGTAAGAAACCCTCACCATTCTCCGCTTGTATGAGGGTGTGAAATGGagtcttcaaaattcaaaatggaaatgTACGAAAAAATATTGTGAGGcgttttgattttcatatggttagtaattatacatttttcgtattttcaatatttcaactaatttttttgtgtaattCAATTTAAACGCTAAGAAATAATTTGGTCATATattatcaattaataattagtacacaattaatttaatataaatttaatatttttgttttatataatttatttatattttttcttttttttttcacttcataaacaaattatattgcttttcacacttcaaatatttttcaaattttgtcaacaaattatttgatgttaaaataaattatatttacttttccttaatttataaattttatcaccaaattagtttgaatttttttttatttaaaatttaatttttatcttgggtttaatcactttatattacaacaaaaatctgctatttattttttcaaatttctctttatttttctgttgcacaaaaaaaattccccaaacaaaataattacattaaacAGGAATTTATAATTGGTTATTGTAATGGATGTAAAAATGTGTGTTGCATGGGATTAATTCCCATGGCAACCGGTTGGTGACCTGAAGAATTGgttttgtatagttttttattatttttgcatgCCATGTGTCTTCATCTTATGAGCCCAAAAAAGTGGGTATGGTACCGAAAAAGCACTTTTCGGTACCCTAGCATAACCCATGGCAAAAACATGCAACATGTTAATTGTTGACTTTTTAATAAAGTGATTCCCGACAATGTTCCTAATGGCCATTGGAGAActttaatttagtaaaaaaaaaaaagataaagtaCATAACTCGTCAgttgatttttcaattgtttaaaattcatttagacattttgataaataaaaaaaacacgaGTTAATctggtaaaaaaaaacaaaccaacaaTTCCACAGTTTCCACTAAGTAATTACCTCACGAGTCACGTGTGAGCAATGGGGTGATTGTTTTTTACTTGCATGTGAAGCAACCTTACTCATTCTAAGGGAGCTAGGAGCCTAGGAGTAGGGCCTGTTTTCCCACccttcaatattattatttttcgaaaataagtttatttggtgaattgtttaattttaaaagcatttttcaatCTGCAtcaaataaaaacttgtttccaaaaataatcattttgtcTTTTGTCCAAGTTGTAATAAACACCACCATTGATTtttgggaaagttgtgttttcatGTGCCAATAtggtaataatattgttttgagaacccaattttacatatttcaaaattgataatgtaattagaaaatatttggaGAATCATGCACTTTCAGCTTATGTGTATTTCAATACCAAAAATACCCTTCATCTTGCCAGCTAAGCGTTCCACATCTGAaaattcaaaagagaaaaacccTTCGAAAATCCACAAAACCAATATCTCTCTCGTATTCTGCTTTTCCCTTTCTCTCTCCCATTCTCAATCTCAGAAACCCAAAATGTTGTAAAACCTAACCtctttcatttttgtaacaTTCTCGTCTCCCATTTTCATAACCTTTTCCCCAAATTACTTGATCCAGAAACCCTAATTTCTGAAACGAAGATCAGATCCGGGGAAAATTGGTAATCAGAATCAATGGTGGGTGCATCGAGCTCATGGTCTCGCGCATTGGTTCAGATCTCACCCTCCACTTTCTCCGTCATCGGTATCGCCATCGGCATCGGCGTTTCCGTCTTGGGTGCCGCTTGGTACTTTCTTTTCCCTTCCTCCCCTGCAAAATCCACCAAAATAGaacaactaataaaatttttgcATTCTTGTCAAACCAGGGGAGGTTTAGGTTAAATCGAtacattatatttgattttttttttttgttggatcgTTGTTTTGATGGTTGCGTTATTGCTGCATTTTTAGGGGAATTTATATAACTGGAAGTATTTTAATTGGTGCCATCAAAGCTCCTCCGATTACTTCAAAAAATCTGATTAGATGAGTACTtcaactttctttctttcttttttttctcgcTGGTTTTATGGATCATTGATGTGGTATTACATTGATTGGCTTATTAATGAGAGGTAACTGACAACTTCCAtgtgtaaaaaaaattgaattatgccaCCACTTGCTAGATTGTCCGGGCATAGGTTACATGGTCGTAGGATAAGCTGATACGCCTATTTACCATCAATATCAATGAGTGTCAATTCTGAAATCTTACTGAACATACATTTGgacaaatcaatatcaatattgCGGCCAATATTTCAGTATGGTTCATGTTGATATTCTATAATATTATTGGTATTCCTCATTTACTTTGATGAACTGAAGATTTTTGTGCTCATTTCCTATGCAATACTTGCTTGTTTTGAGCTTAATTTGAAGACTCATTCAAGATTGCTGCTAAATTCACAAAGTATCGGCACTATAGAATTGTAAtagactttatttttattttttcatttggattatAACCTGTTTGTTCCTTTGGATTATTCCTGCTGCTTCAATGTGTTGGAATTCATTAATATTGAAACCCTAGTGTTTTTTAGCggccatttatttatttattttttgtctcttGCAATGTAGATATGTGCCTAGTGGAGTGAAGGGAGGTTCTTATTATAAGGTTTTATGCATCTTTGAAATTCTTGTTTTTCTCTGTCATCCAAGATGGGTACTTGTTGACTGTTCAAGTACTTGATGTATTATCCTGTGGTATGCACCCTCTTAGAAGGTATAAGGTCTCTGAAAGGAAGAAATAGAGTAATGAATAATATGCATAAAGCTTCTGGTCATAGCAGTTATAACAGCTATTGAAATAGGTCTAGAACTGTATTTCAAACTCTAATTCCCTTTGTACTTCATGTGAAGTTGATGTTAGACAATACAATGCCTGTAATTGGAATAATAAgaatttcttaatttctttgGTTGTATAGCCCCTAGTCATGATCTGAAAGGAATATGATCACAAGTTATTATAATCAGTTTCTGATAAAAATTGAGATGTGGACAAAAGaagttagaaaaataaataataataatattaaagtgGCTGAATACCAAAGCAAGCTTAAAGTGGCTGAATACCAAAAATATCATGAAGAAGAAACAGAGGaagagaaaattattaagaataatttgtTCACAGTATTGTTTAGAAGAAGAGGGTGTAAAAAACCTTGTTGCTTTGCAATAGTGGTAGGAGATGGCCTTTTGATGGAATAACCAACTGTAAATTGCAATGGGATATGGAATAATGGGGATATAACTATTAGAGCATAGTTAAAAAATAGTGGAATCAAATCTAAAGATAGTGAGGATCAGATGCAGTTATATTGTTGTAGTTATCCTCTTAGTACTCAGATATATTGCACTTTTTGTCTTTTGCCTTGTTGGACTCTTGGCTTCCTTGGACTCACGTTTTTCAAAGTTATGTATACAACattgatttcaattttataaaaaagtcATTTATAAAaaagcccccccccccccttcacTTGCTAATGATGGTCAGATATGAATTGCCACCAAACTAGAGCTCGCATGTAGTGAGTAGTGCGGTTATTTGTTTTCCCTTATGCCAACCTTGTTCCCACATGTTTGATATATGTCACTTCCCAAGTAAAGTTATGATTGTGGCTGAAAGTAGTTGACCACTTCTGGTATTGTTGAGAGAacaatataaaaggaaaaataaaagccaataagaggaatttttttttctagtcgCCTACAGTAGTTATTTTAATTGCAGAGTTGCATCTATGCAATGTAGATGTCCATTTGTGGCTTGGGTGAGTTAATGTCTTGGTACTTTTGCCTTCGTGTGTGCATGGAAAAGCCTGGTGGAAAATGAAAACACCAAAAAGAGGATTTTTGTGTGTTGGATGAGTCATGTATCATGTTAATATGCTAGCGAAGTAGTTGCATAATAGGAGATGAACACATTGCGCTTATCCAAGTTTTCTTCAAAgcataagaaaaaacaaaatgaaaaggaaagtaATCCTCCACTTTGGAGAATTGTAGAATGTTTTTTGTGAACAAAAATTAGACTTCTTTTGCTGCACTTTATGCACAACGATACTACAAAATGCAGACCCCTTAAGAAATGATGgttttgacttatttttttttggtcattttcTCTTTTGGGGTGTTCGGTTCTTAGTGTCATATTCTGTGAGGTTGTTGCTATATATGGAGTTATTGTGGCAATCATTCTTCAAACAAAGCTAAAGAGTGTGCCTGCATCCAATATTTATGCACCAGAGTCCCTTAGAGTCGGATATGCAATCTTTGCCTCTGGAATTATTATGGGTTTTGCCAACCTTGTTTGTGGGTATGTTTCCGGCTTTCCTTGCATATATTTCTTCAGAAACGAGTATGACTTCGCACCTAATGCATTCCGTTCTAATcacttccttttttcttttctttttgggatAAAGGTCGTCGGTTCAGATGATCTTTCTATATGTCGGTTCATGCAGAAGGAGATGGACCACAACAATCAATGAGCAACTAGAAGGGAGTTTTTAGCATCTCATCATATACACAATATTTCAATGTGGATATAGATGTTGTCCTGAACAGATTAATAAGCTCTTTGCATCCCATTGGTGGAGATTTTTTCAGCAAGATTGATGCCAACCCTCATTTGTGAGTCCTTAATTCTCTGTTACAAGTATATTGAAAGAAATGGACAATACTcttttttacattctatttgttttgtttatttttgaaatcaatGTGTTTAAAGTGACAAGTCCTTACtgcataaaaaatagaagaagatagagagagagagagagagaatctcTCACTATTCTGAACTTCTAAGGCTCACATGGAAATGGCTTacatgccccaaacatcaaatggTTAAGAATTATGTTCTTATATTGgcataacatatttttatttatctttgttaaggaaaaaaacattgtggtgttattttgtttttcccttgaaGTGggtgttattttgtttttcctttgaaGTAGCTCAAGTCAAAATTATGAAAGAGGGAGGAGAAAACAGGCACACATAGTAGTGGGGCAGGGCTCATTCTAGTACCAATTTATTTGAATGTGGAACCGGGTATTTTGGATTTATAATTAAGTGAATTGAAACAGTATTTTTAAATCTTGTTCATATCTGAAACTTGGATCACAGGTGAGGAGGgaggaaattttgaaattaattcattATAGTGAATTGATGGATACTAAATTTTATAAGTTGAGTATACTAAATTATGATTATCTTTCCTTTCTGATTTTTTTGGGTGATGGGGTTGAAGTTTAGCTGTTTTCCTTTTTAGTCTGTTGTTGTTTTTGTGGCCTTGGGTTTGGCTTTCTTTGTATACTGCCTGTGTACATGGGGAGCGCCCCCTTTTAGGCatgttttaatcatttttcttctctttgtctatcaaaaaaaaaaaaaaaaagccaaagaaTGGTGTTCCTGGCACACCATGGGTTTGGAGGTAATTTGATTAACCCTCTTAAATATAGTCTAAGGGGAATGtgaatattattttcttcatagATAGCTTCTATTTAGACTGTGTTAAATACTATAATTTTGTTGTAATAAAAGGTCTGTATCATTACCAGCTGTTATCCCTCACAAAATATTGTGCCACTTCATTTAATGAGTATAGATTTTAGTATTATTCTGATGTTTATTAATATGAATTTCAACCAGCCTGTAAAGTTCCATGTGATGGTCgtggaaaattttgttttcaatatcACATCAATTTATGCATATTTCTTCATATGCGGTCTATATGAATAAGTTCGTATAttagaatttatataaattCACATCATATGGTAGTTTGATTTAGGTAATGACTTCTGGTCATTTTTTCACTGTTGCAGGGCTTCCTCATGTAAGGTGTATGGTGTTGTCCCGCCCCCGCACCAGTTATTGGTTGGTGTTCAGAGTTCTGGGAATGAGCTAAATGTAAAAACAAGTTCAAATCCTTGTTTGACATCATCGGATGGAAGCTCTACACCAACTCCATTAGTTTCCTCTTTTGACTTTGTGAACAGTGATTTATCTTTTTGGTGTTTCTCATGCGATGCATATTTGGATGCTCAAGCGATTTTGTAACTCCACCTTGTTTATGAAACTGCATGTATACTGAAATTTGGCCAGGCCCTTCCATTTCCAACCACAGATAATCAAGCAAAAGCTTCAACTTCAGGCAATTAAGTTTCAACATAGTACATTAGATTTGTAGGTTCTACTATtgagtcctttttttttttgttcttctcattttggaaattgggaaggATGTTGGGTTCTGGTTGGTTGTTAAGAAAACCAGTTGTTCACAACCATTGTTGAAATTATCCTTGAAATAGTTAAGGGAAACTGATTTTGTTTTATACAATACCAAAGAGAGTTATACAAGACATTCAAATGATTTCctatattaattaatttcatatgaCTCTTATTATTTGCAATAGTAACActgaaaatcaaacaataacATTAGTTGATGGTTTATGGTAATTATGTTAATGTCATCCTTCACCAAAATCCGGAGTTCCTTGCAGATAACATGCACGCAGCTCACATTTCAGCTTGCCCCACCTTGCATTAACTCTCTTACAAGGAAATATTGGTTTATTAAGGCTGTTGAAACACAAAACAATTGCAAATTAGCACAAACAAAACCAACTTGCATGTTGAGCAACACCCATTCTGGTTTATGAGAAACTTGGTTTCATTCATCAAATTAGAAACCTGAATTGATTTGGTAAAATGGGTCATGTTGAAAACCCAGCAGAAAAACAGATGGTTGGCTACCTATTTGGTTTCATCTTTGTATCCATTGTATTTTCAAGAGATGAATGTTCAAACTAGTAGATGAAAAACCAACTAGCAGGGGGGATTAGGAGAATATGTATATGAAACATTAGTAAAATAGTAATTCTATGGAACCAGTATGGGTAATCTCTCACCTTCTGTTAACGACATTGTGCACGTGACATAGCCACTGTGAGAACTCAGCTTGAGATCCAGCTTGTACAGGATTGGCTCTGTCAATGATTCACATAAGAAATACCCATTTTTTAACAAGATTACGAGATATATCCAGGTAAGATACTTTTCTATCTGAGAAGGTGCAAAAAGTGCATAAATGAATGTCCTGGAAAGTTAGTTTCCTTATCTTTGGTTATCCATATATCTATTTCTGTCTATATAACCATACATACATATACACATTGACCTTTAACATTAAAATGATCAATAATGCTTTTTCCCTACCAATTGGATCTACTCCATCTAGTTTCACCCATTTCAGAATGCAGATGTCATACTTGGTTAGAGATGTGAAATGGAACATTTTCCCATCAACTCCAGCCACATCTTGGCCTTCTCCTTGTGCATTTAGACATTTGATTTAAACCCAACTTAAATCCTTCTGAAGACCATACCAATCACAAATTACCAAGTTTGACAAGTTAAAGTACATGAAGCTATTAACATACTTCAGAAATAGTGTTTAAAATTCAAGTTCAGATAAACTATTATGGCAGAGATTATCAAATACAGTGGTTTTGCTTTTAAGTTTCTTAGATTAGTTTTGCATCAAGATTGTCCAAATTAGATTGATTTGAAGTAAATAACAATTGACAGTTGAGACCTAAGTAGAAGTCAACCAATTGATAATGTCAAAATCATATCCAAACCTCCAAAGCAACAAGTTTAAACAGACCTGAGCTGCAAGAGTATGGAGAAAAGTCCAAGTAGCCCTTCCAAGCTCTACTTCACTCACATGATTAGCTGATTTTCCCTGaacaaataattaatgaaataatttagcAAGAAAGCCAAGTCTTACATGATACCATATGATAGAATAAATTCACCAAGTAGATGCAAATATGAATAGATATTTGTATTAGAACACAAATAAGGCACTAAGAATCCTATATCTGGTATGTGTAGAAGGTTtcacaaaatcatcaattttgACATGGCAAGTTCAATGTAGCATGATAGAAGTACCAAACCGAGAGAGATAGCATAAAATAGGGAAAACCCACTTGAACCAACAAGCCAGTcacaaaaaaccaaactttAGATAAGGTAGTACTtgaggtcccttaaggtagtacctaagggccattaaggtagtacctaaaggctcttaaggtagtacctaaggtatagtcccaaaaaaccaaaggtggaccacttgagcacacaagagaaccacataatgacatagtctaagggtcacaaaggaaggcccgaggcttgggagaggtagagttcaagtttaccttaaggtagtacctaaggtcccttaaggtagtacctcaaggccattaaggtagtacctaagggccctaaaggtagtacctaagctaaaGTCCCaagaaaccattggtggaccacttaaggaatgaagagaaccacatacTGGGATGGTCCAAGGGTCACCAAgaaagacccgaggcttgggagaggttgagttcaagtt
Proteins encoded:
- the LOC100243433 gene encoding V-type proton ATPase subunit c''1, whose translation is MVGASSSWSRALVQISPSTFSVIGIAIGIGVSVLGAACVIFCEVVAIYGVIVAIILQTKLKSVPASNIYAPESLRVGYAIFASGIIMGFANLVCGSSVQMIFLYVGSCRRRWTTTINEQLEGSF